The genomic window CTAAAGAAGTTTCTGATGCTATTTATAAAGCTGGGGAAAATGCTAAAAAAAACCTGGTAAAAATCACCAGAATATCTATGGGGACAATCCCACATGAACAAGAAGCCAAATTTGGAGGGGTAAGAATTTTTCTTAAACCAGCTTCTACAGGAACAGGAATACTTTCAAGCAGATCAATAAGAGCTGTTTTTGAATTAGCTGGAATTACAAATATCTTATCTAAATCTAAGGGTTCTTCGAATCCTTGCAATATGGTTAAAGCAGCTATAAAAGCCTTAGTTAAAATGAGAAGTGCTTCTGAAATTTCTAAGGGAAGGGGTATATCTATCGATAAAATGTACAATGGATAGTTTTTTAACTGTAAAAATTATGAATTTAAGTAGTTTAAACCAAAGCAATAGAAAAAATAAAAAAAAAAGGCTTGGAAGAGGCCAAGGTTCTGGAAAAGGGGGAACATGTACTAGAGGCCATAAAGGAGCAAAGTCACGTTCAGGAAATTCTAGAAAATTAGGCTTCGAAGGAGGGCAGATGCCCTTGCATAGGAGAATACCAAAAGTAGGATTTAAAAAAATTTCTAAAAAAAAGTCTACCGTAATTAATATAGATTTTTTACAGTACCTGGTAGATCAAGGAAGAATTAAGGAAGGGAAAAACGTATCGAAAAATGTTTTATTAGATTATGGAATAATAGGAAAAAATGATTTTATTAAAATTTTGGGTAGAGGTGAATTAAATGTAAGACTTACAATATCAGCACATAAGTTTAGTCATAAAGCTGGAACAGCTATTAAAATTTATGGAGGAAAAATTCTATTTGACAATGTTTGAATACTTTTTCAGTTCTATTAAAAAGATTTGTAAAATAGAGGATCTCCGCTTTAAGATAGGAATAACTTTAGGGTTTCTTCTAGTTTACAGATTTAGTTCTTATGTTCCACTTCCTGGAATAAATCCACAAGGAGTTATTCATTTTATGGAAAATGGAAATACTGGGGAAAAAGGGCTACTGCAAATTATCTATTCGTTTTCTGGAGTAGCTTTTAGTAGAGCATCTGTTTTGGCTTTAGGAATTATGCCTTTTATATCTTCCTCCATTTTTGTACATTTAATTTCTTTAATTTTTCCTTCTCTTAAAAAAGATGGGGAGAGTGGCCGAATTAATAGGATTATACGGATGGTAACAATAATAGCTTGTTTTATACAAGCTCCCACTTATTGTGATATTCTTACCACAAAATTTATTCCTTTTTCCTATGCACCTAAAGCTTATCTCTTGGATCTTTCTATTTCTATGGAAAAAGTTTTTTTTTGGGTTATTTCTATCGTAGTTCTTACAGTTGGCACATTTTTCACTATTTGGATAGGGGAAAATATTACGGATAAAGGAATAGGAAATGGGGTTTCTTTGATTATTATGTCTGGTATTGTGGACCGATTTCCTAACGCTCTTTATACTGAAATAGTTAGTCATTTAGGAGCAAGGGGAGGATTATTTTTTTTGTTTTTTGAATGTTTGTTATGGTTGCTGGTTGTTTGCTTTTGCGTAACGTTGATACAGGCTGTAAGGAAAGTCCCCGTTCAATACGTTGGTCGAATTGAACAGAATTCTATACGTTTAATGACTAGACATTATATACCATTAAAGGTCATTAGTGTAGGCGTTATGCCAATTATATTTGCTCAGTCTATTATGCTTTTTACGATGATTCTTTCTGCTAATTTAAGAGAAACATTTAAAAATGTTTATGGGTTTTGGTATAATTTAGTCTTTTCTATTTTTATTATATTTTTTACATTTTTTTATACAGCTGTTACGATTCCAGTTCATCAGATTGCAGATGATCTTAAAAGGGATGGAGGACATATTCCCAAAGTGAAACCTGGGAAAGAAACTTTGGATTATTTGGATTATATTTTGGCAGTAGTAACTATTCCTGGATCATTTTTACTAGTTATTATTGCTATACTCCCTTCTTTTATTGTTAAAATAGGGGTTACTAATAATTTAGCTTTATTCTATGGTGGGACTTCCCTACTAATCATAGTAGGATCTCTTTTAGATACCATGCAGCAGATTGATCCCTATTTTTTAAATGATCATTATGATCATCTTCTTAGCTTGTATCATCAAAAATTATGGATAGGAATAAAGAATACATAGAAATTGACGGAAAAATTATTGAATCTCTCCCTAACGCAATGTTTCGCGTTGCGTTGGAAAATAAATCAATAATAACTGCTTATATTTCAGGAAAAATGAGAATGCATTATATAAAGTTATACCCAGGTGATAAAGTGAAACTTGAAATTTCTGCTTATGATTTAAGCAAAGCTAGAATAAAGTATAGATATTGAAATGAAAGTAAGAACATCATTAAAAAAAAGAAGCGATGATTGTAAATTCGTTAAACGAAAAGGGTGTCTACGAATAATCAATAAAAAAAATCCTAAATTTAAACAAAAACAAGGTTAAAGATGGCTAGAATTTCAGGGGTAGATTTACCGAAAAACAAAAGGGGGATTATAGGATTAACCTATATCTATGGAATAGGAAAAAGTACAGCTAGAAAAATTTTAGCTAGGATAAACATTGATGAGAATATTAAGGTGAAAGATTGGTCAAATGACCAAATTAACCGTATTAGAACCCATATTCTTAATCTGGTTAAGGTGGAAGGGGAATTACGTTCATATAATCAGATGAACATAAAAAGACTTATTGACATAAGATGTCGTAGAGGTATTAGGCATAAACTAGGTTTATCAGTTAGAGGTCAACGAACAAAAAATAATTGTCGAACTAGAAAAGGTAAGAGAAAAACTGTAGCCAATAAGAAAAAAGCTTTCAAGTAGAATTATGAAAAAAAATAAAAAAGTTATTGTAGATTATGTTGGAGAGGCTCATATAAAGTCTACTTTTAATAATATTATCATTACTCTTACGAATAAAAAAGGAGACGTTATTGCATGGGCTTCAGCTGGTAGAATAGGATTTAGGGGGGCAAAAAAAAATACTCCTTATGCGGCTAAAATTACAGCAGAAACCGTAGCCAAAGAAGGTATGGAATATGGATTAAAAAAAATCGACGTAATTATACAAGGCCCAGGTATTGGTAGAGATTCAGCTCTACGTGCATTAAGCAATACAGGTATGAAAATCCTGGCAATTAGAGATGTAACTCCATTACCCCATAATGGATGTCGTCCTCCTAAAAAAAGAAGAGTTTAATTTAACAGTTATGGCAAAATACATAGGACCTAGAGGAAAAATTGAACGAAAATTTGGAGAACCCTTATATGGTAAAACTAAAGCTTTTAGCAGAAAAAAATATCCTCCAGGCCAACATGGCTTAAATAGAAAAAAAATAGGAATCGTAAAAAGATCGGAATATTCTATTCAGTTATCTGAAAAACAGAAAGTGAAGCATATATATGGTATATTAGAACGGCAGTTTTTCAATATGTTTGAAAAAGCTTCTAAAAAAAAAGGTGTTACTGGTGAATTACTCTTGCAGAGTTGTGAATCTCGTTTAGACAATGTGGTCTATAGACTTGGATTGGCTCCTTCAAGAGCTTCAGCTCGTCAATTAGTTTCTCATAGACACATTATGGTGGATGATAGAATAGTAAATATACCCTCTTATAGCCTAAAACCTAGAGATACTATAAAAGTTAGAGAAAAATCTAAAAAACATCCAATAATTCATAAATCTCTAAGTATGAGAACTCATCCTATAAATGATTGGTTGTTTTGGGATAGCAAAAAAATGACGGGGATTTTTCAAAGTATACCTAGAAGGGAACAGATTCCAGAAAATATTAAAGAACAATTAATTGTTGAACTTTTTTCCAAATAAAAATAAATAAATAAATGGATTTACAAAATTTCATTAAACCAGATAAACCTTTAGTTTTAAATTCAAACCAAGAATCTGGTCTTTTCCAGATTAAACCTTTAGCTCCAGGTTTTGGTTGCACCATTGGAAATTCACTTAGAAGAGTTCTTTTGTCGTCTTTGGATGGATTTGCTGTTACCTCAATAAAAATTGAGGGAGTAGGGCATGAATTTTCTACAATAAAAGGAGTTCTGGAAGATGTAACTGAAATTGTACTAAATTTTAAAAAAATCCGCTTTAAAAAAATAAAAAAAAGCGGTAATGAGAAAAACATTGAGACTGTTTATGCAAATCTTATTGATAATGACTGCGTCACTGCAGAGTCTCTAGAAAAATTCATTACTTCATTTAAAGTACTGAATCCAGATTTAATTATTTGTAACAAATATAAATCTGAACCGCTCTCTATTATTTTTACTATAGAAATAGGGATAGGATATGTTCCTGCTGAAAATAATAAGAAAAAAGAGTTGTCTCTAGGTACTATATTCATGGATTCTATCCATACCCCTATTAAAAATGTTAAATATTCTATAGAAGAAAAATATTGTTTGGCGAAAAAACATAACTTGGAGACCCTATTGTTAGAAATAAAAACGGATGGTTCCATTTCTCCAGAAGATGCCTTAAAAAAAGCTTCAAATATATTAATGCAACATTTTTCTATTGTCTCTGACTCTGACGAGTTCAGAAAAACTTATGAAGAAGCTAAAAAGGAGGATACTGAAAAAATTTGGAGACTGTTAAAAACAAATATTTCTGATGTAGAAAATTTAGGAAAACGTACTTTGAACTGCTTTAAAGCAGCAGGAATAAAGACTTTTTCAGATTTAGTTTATTATAATGAAGAGACTCTTCTTAAATTGAAGAATTTTGGTAGAAAATCTTTGGAAGAAGTAGAATATGAAATGAAGAAAAGAGGTTTATATTTCGGAATGGATCCATCGAAAGATCTTCTAAATAGAGACAATAATCCATGAAACACGGAAAAAAAATAAATCACTTAGGAAAAAGTGCACCTCATAGAAAAATTCTTCTAGCTCATTTGGCGAATTCACTTCTCAAACATAAGAGGATAAATACTACTCTAGCAAAGGCTAAATCATTAAGGAGGTATATAGAACCAATAATTTCTAAAAGTAGAAAGGGAGATATTCATTCTATGCGAATGATATTTAAACGGTTACAAAATAAAGCTATGGTTGCAGAACTTTTTAACTCTATTTCAGAAAAAGTATCTAGTCGTCCAGGAGGTTATACAAGAATTATTAAAACAGGGTATAGATTGGGAGATGGAGCAGATACTGCTATTATTGAAATAGTTGATTTTAATGAAATATACAAAAAAAACAAGAAAATCAGTAAAATAGATGAGCAAAATTAAAGATGTTTTTGCCCTTAAAATATTAGATTATACCCACTATTGAAGTGGATGGAAGCAGTGTGAATGAAATAATTGCTCCATAAATAAAGGGTCTCAAAGTCTTAGAGATCAATTAATGATTGATATTGACGTAACAGAAAATAAAAGTAGTCTTGGAGCTAATGCTATTCTTTTCATTAGCTGATGCTAAAGCTGCCTCAGCTTATACTGTTACCATGATGAATATAGTTCCTCCTATTTATTTTCAATAATTTCTGATTGTTCCAGTATCTGCTAATAGCTTTTCGTAAACTGTTAGAATGGGAGTAACTCTTACGTAGTCTCAGTTGTAGATGAAGGTGGATTTTAATCAAAATTTGATAGTACTGAAGAAGCATTAGATGCATAATCCATTGAAAAATCAGGATATAAACCTGTTGAAGAAATAATGCTTGCTTTAGATTGCGCTTCTTCCGAATTTTATTTAAACGTAAAATATGATTATACTCGTTTTGAAGGGGAAAAAGGTTGTTTACGTTCTAGTGAAGAACAAGTTAATTATTTAATTAAGCTTATTGAAAAGTATCCAATAATCTCTATTGAATATGGAATGGATCAAAACGATTGGGAAACTTTTAACTGAAAAAAATAGGAAAAAATGTCCAATTAGTAGGGGATGATCTATTCGTTACAAATCTTTCTAGATTAAAGGAAGGTAGGGTCATAATTATACGAACGATAATGTCTCATCGTTCTGTGAATATTATACGATATATGATTTATCGGTAGCTTTTAAAACTGGATCAGCTTCTCTCGCATGGCGAAGTATAATCAATTGATAATAATTGAATAAATGCTAGCTTTTTGGGGCTTTGCTTCATTTCTGACAGTAGCTTGCTTGTGTAGCTACAAAAAAAATAAGCAAATTAAAGTAAATGTATTAATTTTTCTAAAATTATGGCTGGTAATACTTACGGTAAACTTTTTAAGCTGACCACTTTCGGGGAAAGTCACGGAGGAGCTATAGGTGGAATAATAGATGGATGCCCATCTGGGCTTTCAGTAAATTTTGAAAAAATCCAATACGAACTATCTAGAAGAAAACCTGGACAATCATCCATTGTTACTCAACGTAGAGAAGATGATTTTGTAACCTTCTTCTCTGGAATTTTTAATGGAATTACGACAGGGACCCCTATTGGATTTTCTATTTACAATAGAAATCAAAAATCAATAGATTATGAGCATATAAAATCTGTATATAGACCTTCCCATTCGGATTTTACATATGATAAAAAATATGGATTAAGAGATTATAGAGGAGGTGGCAGATCTTCTGCCAGAGAAACAGTTTGCAGAGTAGCCGCTGGATCTATTGCCAAACAATTACTAATGCTAAAAAACGTAAAAATAATTGCTTACGTTTCCTCCGTTGAGGAGTTTAGCTTAGAGAAAAACTTTATAAATCTAGATCTCAACTCTATAGAATCTAATCCTATTCGCTGTCCAAATCCATATATTTCCAGTAAAATGATAGATTTAATTAAAAAAGTGAGAAAATCTGGAGACTCCGTAGGAGGAGTAATAAGTTGTGTCATTAAAAATGTACCAATTGGACTAGGAGAGCCCATTTTTAATAAACTTCATGCAGAATTAGCTCACGCTATGTTATCTATTAATGCAGCTAAAGGGTTCGAATTCGGAAGTGGATTCTCTGGAACCCATATGAGGGGGTGTAATCACAATGATATTTTTAACGTTGATGGAACCTCGAAAAAAAATTTTTCTGGGGGAATTCAAGGTGGAATATCTAATGGGATTGACATATATTTTAGCGTAGCCTTCAAGCCCATAGCAACTTTGATGAGTACACAGATAACCTTAGATAAAAATGAAAATATATGCCTTTCCAAAGGAAAAGGACGGCATGATCCTTGCGTTCTCCCTAGAGCAGTTCCTATTGTGGAAGCTATGGCTGCCTTAGTTTTAGCTGATTATTGGCTTTATGGAAAGCTAACAAAACTATGAATATAATATCAATATTCGGTCCTACAGCTATAGGCAAGACGTATCTTTCAATTTTACTAGCTAAAACCTTAGGGTTTGAAATTATTTCCTGTGATTCTAGGCAATTTTATAAAGAGCTTGTAATTGGAACAGCTAAACCTTCAAAAGAAGAACTTAAAATAGTACCCCACCATTTCATAGAACACTTAAGCGTGTATCAAACCTATAATGCAGGAAGTTTTGAAAGAGATGCTTCAGAAAAGCTAGATGAAATCTTTTCAAGATCCAATGCAGTATTCGTTGTAGGTGGATCATGTTTATATGGAAAAGCTCTACTTGAAGGTTTAGATATTTTTCCA from Blattabacteriaceae bacterium includes these protein-coding regions:
- the rpsD gene encoding 30S ribosomal protein S4, translating into MAKYIGPRGKIERKFGEPLYGKTKAFSRKKYPPGQHGLNRKKIGIVKRSEYSIQLSEKQKVKHIYGILERQFFNMFEKASKKKGVTGELLLQSCESRLDNVVYRLGLAPSRASARQLVSHRHIMVDDRIVNIPSYSLKPRDTIKVREKSKKHPIIHKSLSMRTHPINDWLFWDSKKMTGIFQSIPRREQIPENIKEQLIVELFSK
- the rplO gene encoding 50S ribosomal protein L15: MNLSSLNQSNRKNKKKRLGRGQGSGKGGTCTRGHKGAKSRSGNSRKLGFEGGQMPLHRRIPKVGFKKISKKKSTVINIDFLQYLVDQGRIKEGKNVSKNVLLDYGIIGKNDFIKILGRGELNVRLTISAHKFSHKAGTAIKIYGGKILFDNV
- the rpsE gene encoding 30S ribosomal protein S5, giving the protein MPFEFKERLISVKRICKVTKGRRCFSFNAIVVRGNGNGTVGYGFGKSKEVSDAIYKAGENAKKNLVKITRISMGTIPHEQEAKFGGVRIFLKPASTGTGILSSRSIRAVFELAGITNILSKSKGSSNPCNMVKAAIKALVKMRSASEISKGRGISIDKMYNG
- the rplQ gene encoding 50S ribosomal protein L17, with the translated sequence MKHGKKINHLGKSAPHRKILLAHLANSLLKHKRINTTLAKAKSLRRYIEPIISKSRKGDIHSMRMIFKRLQNKAMVAELFNSISEKVSSRPGGYTRIIKTGYRLGDGADTAIIEIVDFNEIYKKNKKISKIDEQN
- a CDS encoding DNA-directed RNA polymerase subunit alpha, with the translated sequence MDLQNFIKPDKPLVLNSNQESGLFQIKPLAPGFGCTIGNSLRRVLLSSLDGFAVTSIKIEGVGHEFSTIKGVLEDVTEIVLNFKKIRFKKIKKSGNEKNIETVYANLIDNDCVTAESLEKFITSFKVLNPDLIICNKYKSEPLSIIFTIEIGIGYVPAENNKKKELSLGTIFMDSIHTPIKNVKYSIEEKYCLAKKHNLETLLLEIKTDGSISPEDALKKASNILMQHFSIVSDSDEFRKTYEEAKKEDTEKIWRLLKTNISDVENLGKRTLNCFKAAGIKTFSDLVYYNEETLLKLKNFGRKSLEEVEYEMKKRGLYFGMDPSKDLLNRDNNP
- the rpsK gene encoding 30S ribosomal protein S11, which encodes MKKNKKVIVDYVGEAHIKSTFNNIIITLTNKKGDVIAWASAGRIGFRGAKKNTPYAAKITAETVAKEGMEYGLKKIDVIIQGPGIGRDSALRALSNTGMKILAIRDVTPLPHNGCRPPKKRRV
- the rpmJ gene encoding 50S ribosomal protein L36 yields the protein MKVRTSLKKRSDDCKFVKRKGCLRIINKKNPKFKQKQG
- the rpsM gene encoding 30S ribosomal protein S13, with product MARISGVDLPKNKRGIIGLTYIYGIGKSTARKILARINIDENIKVKDWSNDQINRIRTHILNLVKVEGELRSYNQMNIKRLIDIRCRRGIRHKLGLSVRGQRTKNNCRTRKGKRKTVANKKKAFK
- the aroC gene encoding chorismate synthase — translated: MAGNTYGKLFKLTTFGESHGGAIGGIIDGCPSGLSVNFEKIQYELSRRKPGQSSIVTQRREDDFVTFFSGIFNGITTGTPIGFSIYNRNQKSIDYEHIKSVYRPSHSDFTYDKKYGLRDYRGGGRSSARETVCRVAAGSIAKQLLMLKNVKIIAYVSSVEEFSLEKNFINLDLNSIESNPIRCPNPYISSKMIDLIKKVRKSGDSVGGVISCVIKNVPIGLGEPIFNKLHAELAHAMLSINAAKGFEFGSGFSGTHMRGCNHNDIFNVDGTSKKNFSGGIQGGISNGIDIYFSVAFKPIATLMSTQITLDKNENICLSKGKGRHDPCVLPRAVPIVEAMAALVLADYWLYGKLTKL
- the secY gene encoding preprotein translocase subunit SecY — translated: MEEKFYLTMFEYFFSSIKKICKIEDLRFKIGITLGFLLVYRFSSYVPLPGINPQGVIHFMENGNTGEKGLLQIIYSFSGVAFSRASVLALGIMPFISSSIFVHLISLIFPSLKKDGESGRINRIIRMVTIIACFIQAPTYCDILTTKFIPFSYAPKAYLLDLSISMEKVFFWVISIVVLTVGTFFTIWIGENITDKGIGNGVSLIIMSGIVDRFPNALYTEIVSHLGARGGLFFLFFECLLWLLVVCFCVTLIQAVRKVPVQYVGRIEQNSIRLMTRHYIPLKVISVGVMPIIFAQSIMLFTMILSANLRETFKNVYGFWYNLVFSIFIIFFTFFYTAVTIPVHQIADDLKRDGGHIPKVKPGKETLDYLDYILAVVTIPGSFLLVIIAILPSFIVKIGVTNNLALFYGGTSLLIIVGSLLDTMQQIDPYFLNDHYDHLLSLYHQKLWIGIKNT
- the infA gene encoding translation initiation factor IF-1; protein product: MDRNKEYIEIDGKIIESLPNAMFRVALENKSIITAYISGKMRMHYIKLYPGDKVKLEISAYDLSKARIKYRY